One window of Scylla paramamosain isolate STU-SP2022 chromosome 47, ASM3559412v1, whole genome shotgun sequence genomic DNA carries:
- the LOC135095049 gene encoding uncharacterized protein LOC135095049, protein MWCSFMWCGVVWCDALWCGEVWYSVIWCGVEWCSVVQCGVVRCGVVWCILCGVVWCGVVERNVVWGSVVQSGVVLCNIVWCGLVLCCAVWCRVVPCCGVVWCGVVQCCVVWLSVMWCGVVQYGVVQWGVVYVWYGEV, encoded by the exons ATGTGGTGTAGTtttatgtggtgtggtgtggtgtggtgtgatgcattgtggtgtggtgaggtgtggtatAGTGTGatttggtgtggtgtggaatggtgcagtgtggtgcagtgtggtgtggtgcggtgtggtgtggtgtggtgca tattgtgtggcgtggtgtggtgtggtgtggtggagcgTAATGTGGTGTGGGGCAGTGTGGTTcagagtggtgtggtgttatGCAATattgtgtggtgtggtttggtgttgtgttgtgcagtATGGTGCAGAGTGGTGCCGtgttgtggtgtagtgtggtgtggtgtggtgcagtgttgtgtggtgtggttgagtgtgatgtggtgtggtgtggtgcaatATGGTGTTGTGCAGTGGGGTGTGGTGTACGTCTGGTATGGAGAGGTATAG